One segment of Bombus pascuorum chromosome 6, iyBomPasc1.1, whole genome shotgun sequence DNA contains the following:
- the LOC132908350 gene encoding mitochondrial import inner membrane translocase subunit Tim8 A-like: MTFMKDQRSKGTVDEQLQTFIERESKNQQFQRLTFNLTDICWQPCIGTPGSSLSSTNRSCIVNCVERFIDTSNFIAYRLRNTVLTNPAEVDAQ; encoded by the exons ATGACGTTTATGAAGGATCAAAGATCGAAAGGTACGGTCGACGAACAACTACAAACCTTCATTGAGCGAGAAAGTAAAAATCAACAATTTCAG agaCTGACATTTAACTTAACTGATATTTGCTGGCAACCCTGTATTGGAACACCTGGTAGTTCCTTGAGTTCAACTAATCGAAGTTGTATTGTGAATTGTGTAGAGAGGTTTATCGATACAAGTAATTTTATTGCATATAGATTGAGAAATACAGTTTTAACTAATCCTGCAGAAGTGGACGcgcaataa
- the LOC132908343 gene encoding NADH dehydrogenase [ubiquinone] flavoprotein 2, mitochondrial — protein MFLPLRIIHALANCKNARGLYTSTIRVSDQLFIHRDSEVDNPSIPFEFNEANKKRIAALLKIYPEGHKRGAMIPLLDLAQRQHGWLPISAMHKVAEILDVPHMRVYEVATFYTMFNRRPMGKYHVQICTCTPCWLRDSDSIVEAVIKATNCKVGEMSADKLFTVSEVECLGACANAPMFQVNDDYYEDLTPESATAIINAFKKGERPPPGPQNSPRFAADPASGLTSLTSPPPGPGFGVRSDL, from the exons AATTGCAAGAACGCTAGAGGATTATATACTTCAACCATTCGCGTCTCAGATCAGTTATttatt CATAGAGATAGTGAAGTTGATAATCCAAGTATACCATTCGAATTCAATGAAGCAAACAAGAAACGCATCGCAgctcttttaaaaatttatcctGAAGGTCATAAACGTGGTGCAATGATACCTCTGTTAGATCTGGCTCAACGTCAACATGGATGGTTACCTATTTCTGCTATGCACAAAGTGGCGGAAATATTAGATGTCCCTCACATGCGAGTCTATGAAGTTGCAACATTTTATACAATGTTCAATAGAAGACCAATGGGAAAATATCATGTACAAATTTGTACCTGTACTCCATGTTGGTTACGAGACTCCGATTCTATTGTGGAAGCCGTAATTAAAGctacaaattgtaaagttgGAGAAATGTCTGCAGATAAACTATTTACTGTTTCTGAAGTAGAATGTCTTGGTGCTTGTGCTAATGCACCAATGTTTCAAGTTAATGATGATTACTAt GAAGATTTAACACCTGAAAGTGCTACTGCTATAATAAATGCATTTAAAAAGGGTGAAAGACCGCCACCAGGACCACAAAATTCTCCTAGATTTGCAGCAGATCCGGCATCTGGTTTAACATCATTGACATCACCACCACCAGGACCTGGATTTGGTGTTAGATCAGATTTATAA